The Thermodesulfobacteriota bacterium region GCTCCCGCATGTTGCTGGCAGGGAACATTCGGGGTGACAAAAGAGATATCACCTCAACATGTAGTCACATTGAACCTACCCCTTGCCGTCATTTGCGGATTGTTAGCGGGAATCCATCACTTTGTTTCTGGATCCCCGACTACTGATTTCGGGGATGACATAACGACTAAAAATTTGAATTCAACCCCAAGCCCCAAATTTTTTTTTACGCCTTCGTTTCTGATTTTCTTAATACTGAAACAAGTTCAGCACAGGCCGCAATTTTTGGAAGGCCAATTAAAACCTTTTCATTTCGAAAAGGTGTAATAAAAATAAAAATATTAATGAAATTGTGAAAAAGCTTGTCCACGAAATATATAACATATACAGCAATCACAGAAGGGATTATCTGTTTATGTTCTGATACGCTGCGGCTTGCTACAGGGAGTTTCATTATCTTACCGATAACTAACTAGGTCACTATTTTGATGCCTACACAAACTATAAATGTACCTTTAAAGATAGTATAATACTTTCCGTGAAAAAGCGGAGAAGAACGGATGATCTCATCACAGAAGGAATAAACCCAAGAACAAAAGATATAGACAAAAATTCAACGATAAAAATAATCGAGGTAATTTCAAAAGAAGATAAAAAGATAGCTGAGGCTGTTTCAAAGGAAAGAAAAAATCTGGCCAGGGCTGTTGACTTGATCGTGAATCATCTTGGTAAGGGTGGAAGATTAATTTTTGTGGGAGCGGGTACCAGTGGCAGACTAGGAGTAATGGAGGCGGCCGAATGTCCGCCAACCTTTGGCACTGATCCGGGACTTATCCAAGGGGTTATAGCTGGCGGCAAAAAGGCTTTATGGCGCTCCATAGAAGGGGCTGAAGACTCTAAGAGTGAGGCTCAGAGCAATTTAGCAAGATTGAAATTGGATGGAAAGGACGTAATAGTTGGTATCGCTGCGAGTGTAAATACACCCTTTGTCGAAGGTGCTCTTGTTTATGCTACAAAAAAAGGTTGTGGGCGCATTCTCATCACATGTAATCCAGTAAGCAATTCCAATTTGGCAGATATCTGTATATGTCCAATTGTCGGGCCAGAAG contains the following coding sequences:
- the murQ gene encoding N-acetylmuramic acid 6-phosphate etherase, yielding MKKRRRTDDLITEGINPRTKDIDKNSTIKIIEVISKEDKKIAEAVSKERKNLARAVDLIVNHLGKGGRLIFVGAGTSGRLGVMEAAECPPTFGTDPGLIQGVIAGGKKALWRSIEGAEDSKSEAQSNLARLKLDGKDVIVGIAASVNTPFVEGALVYATKKGCGRILITCNPVSNSNLADICICPIVGPEVIVGSTRMKAGTATKMVLNMLTTASMIKLGKTYKNLMVDVQP